Proteins from a genomic interval of Nostoc sp. TCL240-02:
- a CDS encoding plasmid pRiA4b ORF-3 family protein — MSNLFSLIPDQIRDKLPLTEDKKELLQQQTISQNIPGTILRDFQTILEFLQPNGVEVSSTYHQLSLKYLQQLNSQLSYPIDINLKRPVQKSYPYIHGLYFLLRTSGLSQVITEGKNSKLVLDQNILQVWQGLNPTEQYFTLLESWLVWGESELLGDQRDMFDQAYRCLLFWNNLPSSGLKINNYSEQDKLVYYPGFHNLALLHLFGLIELTLGKPQAAKGWRFTHVNPKDWGNALMSVLTESRSNIQVEDYATFRLDFRIAFDNLKPYLQPYFPEWSQTLVIAKGGFTEGVYIFKATLQNAWRRIAIPSYFNLDEVAAAIVQAFDFDPEHLYRFIHKDRLGRTLEFNHPVVEIPPDTCDFRLGDLSLEVGSHLQFIFDLLQEWEFDLCVEKIEAANDKMKKPKILESHGEPPAQYGEEEESWE; from the coding sequence ATGAGTAACCTATTTTCCCTCATTCCAGATCAAATCCGAGATAAACTACCACTGACGGAAGATAAAAAAGAACTACTTCAACAGCAAACCATTAGTCAAAATATTCCAGGAACAATTCTGCGGGATTTTCAAACTATTTTAGAATTTCTCCAACCCAACGGCGTTGAAGTTAGTAGTACTTATCACCAATTGTCCCTTAAATATCTCCAACAACTTAACTCACAATTGAGCTATCCCATAGATATTAACCTCAAACGTCCTGTACAAAAATCCTATCCTTATATTCACGGTCTTTATTTTCTCCTCCGCACCTCTGGACTATCTCAAGTTATTACCGAAGGCAAAAATAGCAAGTTGGTTTTAGACCAAAATATTCTGCAAGTTTGGCAAGGATTAAACCCCACAGAACAATATTTCACCTTGCTAGAATCTTGGTTAGTTTGGGGAGAAAGCGAACTCTTAGGCGACCAAAGAGATATGTTTGACCAAGCATATCGCTGTTTATTATTTTGGAACAATCTCCCATCATCAGGATTAAAAATTAATAATTACTCAGAACAAGATAAATTAGTTTATTATCCTGGTTTCCACAATCTCGCTCTCTTACATTTATTTGGATTAATTGAACTGACATTAGGAAAACCACAAGCCGCTAAAGGCTGGCGTTTTACTCATGTAAACCCCAAGGACTGGGGTAATGCTCTCATGTCTGTATTAACTGAAAGTCGCTCAAATATCCAAGTAGAAGATTACGCCACTTTTCGGTTAGATTTTCGCATAGCTTTTGACAATTTAAAACCTTATCTCCAACCCTATTTCCCGGAATGGTCACAAACATTAGTGATTGCAAAAGGCGGTTTTACTGAGGGTGTTTATATATTTAAAGCCACTTTACAGAATGCTTGGCGACGGATTGCTATTCCTAGTTACTTTAATTTGGATGAAGTCGCTGCCGCAATTGTGCAAGCATTTGATTTTGACCCGGAACACCTCTACAGATTTATTCACAAAGACCGTTTAGGAAGAACTTTGGAATTTAATCATCCTGTTGTCGAAATTCCCCCTGATACCTGCGATTTTCGTTTAGGCGATTTATCCTTAGAGGTAGGCAGTCATTTACAATTTATCTTTGATTTACTGCAAGAATGGGAATTTGATTTATGTGTAGAGAAAATTGAAGCAGCTAATGACAAAATGAAAAAGCCCAAGATTCTTGAATCTCATGGTGAACCGCCAGCGCAGTATGGTGAAGAAGAAGAAAGCTGGGAATAG
- a CDS encoding NACHT domain-containing protein, which produces MSLINLDLVFNAITSIANPLIKEKILRSETVIKLLQQFHLDPEHPPADFSGVYAYALVEYGVGKPKPLLELFRQAAIKQAFRTALDHNNPSILLSEVDAFLDTYTLGDEISSLELDVRREVAEFATVFIEVAKRTRTPSDVLLNQKIGSLHKRIACIQEQLERLPTLEGIRTEIARLAVENYPALPGTATANQCRAIALAQQMRGWFETLGYDFEKYEIWAEEYFEWIIHIPVRRSYDRILIRGVAGEVGLSDVMALRSSVEAQKTDEGWLVTTRRISRAARDEVKKEENHCLDCFTFDELIDLDADFSSYLDWLEAQIKRRKIDTKYVPLACTKEEIDPITKQRLGMSRYEEEDGWIDGYIDLWLDDPAKEHISILGEFGTGKTWFVFHYAWTALQRYRDAQKRGVERPRLPLVITLRDFAKALNVENVLASFFFTQHNIRINSEVFDQLNRMGKLLLIFDGFDEMAAKVDRQQMINNFWELAKVVVPGAKVILTCRTEHFPEAKEGRALLNAELQASTKKLTGETPQFEVLELEKFNDEQIRQVLSYQAEAATVEQVVGNPQLLDLARRPVMTDLILEALPDIKAGKPVDMSRVYLYAVRRKMERDIKAERTFTSLAEKLYFLCELSWEMLSNDQMSLNYRLFPERIRRLFGSIVQEEKDLDHWHYDMMAQTMLVRNADGDYTPAHRSLLEFFVAYKFAAELGELASDFTELAQAQSGLDSGTVPVDYTWSGYFSRQLDDTECSVAMPAATPLGNAPLRKFRSESLNKLKDTFGKAPLTKAVMDLLLPMLSNNESLIKVIEATRGKNEDEVGYIGGNAATLAVKVDKAVLEGRNFSGAVIKGADFTDASLQSTNFNEANLVYSVFTQAFGSVQSAAFSPDGKYLVASDANGQIRIWRVADGKEIFNFKGHLSWTMSVVCSPDGTTFASGSSDQTVRLWNIETGKCLKTFYGHTNVVRSLVFSPDGQIIASGSADQTIRLWNICTGECIKILHGHSKGLRTVAFSPNGQTLASGSIDETIRIWDVKTGNCISILQGHTGWVRSLAFCPDGTTLASGSSDKTIRLWDIKIGQCIKIFHAHTNQIQSVDLSSDGKLLASASDDTTVRLWDIHTGKCLHIFREHTHPVDSVVFSPNNQILASASHDRSVKLWEVNTGKCLKTLQGYANWIWSVAFYPSSNLLASGGDDYTIRVWDIATDECLKTFRGHKSWIWSVAFSPNGEFVVSGSEDTTVKLWNFNTNKCLRTLQGHTHRVRSVCFSPDSKNLATASADYTIKLWNVNDGRCITTLIGHTDPVQSVAFSPNGKILVSGSYDLTVRLWDIETGECIHLWRGHTADAHTVVFSFDGLTVASGSKDNTIKLWDIKTGECIQTLQGHTHDVQSLAFSPDDQNLVSGSADETVKLWNPKNGECLKTLHGHTRGVWSVALNYEGSIIASSSQDETIRVWDIKTGECLKILRVPRPYEGMSIKDIRGLTEAAKASLKALGAVEIENK; this is translated from the coding sequence ATGAGCTTGATTAACCTGGATCTGGTCTTCAACGCAATTACTAGCATCGCCAATCCTTTGATTAAAGAAAAAATTCTGCGTTCGGAGACTGTAATTAAGTTACTCCAGCAATTTCACCTCGATCCAGAGCATCCACCTGCTGATTTTAGTGGTGTTTATGCTTACGCTTTAGTAGAATATGGCGTAGGCAAACCTAAGCCATTGCTCGAACTGTTCCGACAAGCAGCAATTAAACAAGCTTTTCGCACAGCATTAGACCACAATAACCCCTCAATTCTGCTTTCTGAGGTTGATGCTTTTCTAGATACCTATACCTTGGGTGATGAGATCAGTAGTTTGGAACTTGATGTCAGGCGAGAAGTGGCTGAATTTGCAACTGTATTTATTGAAGTTGCTAAACGAACTCGCACACCCTCTGATGTTTTGCTAAATCAGAAAATTGGTTCTCTACATAAAAGGATTGCTTGTATCCAAGAACAACTAGAAAGATTGCCAACGCTGGAGGGGATTCGGACAGAAATAGCAAGGTTGGCAGTAGAGAATTATCCTGCACTACCAGGAACTGCGACTGCAAACCAATGTAGAGCGATCGCACTTGCCCAGCAGATGCGAGGATGGTTTGAAACCTTGGGCTATGACTTTGAAAAATATGAAATCTGGGCAGAAGAATATTTTGAATGGATAATTCACATCCCAGTACGTCGCAGTTATGACCGTATTCTTATACGTGGCGTTGCAGGAGAGGTGGGACTGAGTGATGTGATGGCGTTGCGTTCCTCGGTTGAGGCGCAAAAAACTGATGAAGGATGGTTAGTAACTACCCGTCGGATTTCCCGCGCAGCAAGGGATGAAGTCAAGAAAGAAGAAAATCATTGCCTAGACTGCTTTACATTTGACGAATTGATTGACTTAGATGCTGACTTTAGCAGCTATCTCGACTGGTTAGAAGCCCAAATCAAACGCCGAAAAATTGATACCAAGTATGTACCGCTTGCTTGCACAAAAGAAGAAATTGACCCAATTACCAAGCAGCGACTGGGGATGAGTCGATATGAGGAAGAGGACGGGTGGATTGATGGCTATATCGACCTTTGGCTTGATGACCCAGCCAAAGAGCATATTTCAATTCTAGGAGAATTTGGTACAGGTAAAACTTGGTTTGTCTTTCACTATGCTTGGACTGCATTGCAACGTTACCGCGATGCTCAAAAACGTGGCGTTGAACGTCCCCGTCTGCCTTTGGTAATTACCCTGCGTGACTTTGCCAAAGCGTTAAATGTTGAGAATGTTTTGGCAAGTTTCTTTTTTACCCAACACAATATCCGTATCAACAGCGAAGTCTTTGACCAACTTAATCGTATGGGTAAGTTGCTGCTCATTTTCGATGGCTTTGACGAAATGGCAGCAAAGGTAGATCGTCAACAGATGATTAACAACTTTTGGGAACTGGCGAAGGTGGTAGTTCCCGGTGCTAAAGTCATCCTCACCTGTCGTACTGAGCATTTCCCAGAGGCAAAGGAAGGGCGTGCTTTATTAAATGCAGAACTGCAAGCTTCAACTAAAAAATTAACTGGCGAAACACCTCAATTTGAAGTCTTGGAATTGGAGAAATTCAACGATGAGCAAATTCGGCAGGTGTTGTCATACCAAGCTGAAGCAGCGACAGTAGAACAAGTAGTAGGCAATCCGCAATTATTAGACTTAGCTCGTCGCCCAGTGATGACCGACTTAATATTGGAAGCATTGCCAGATATTAAGGCAGGTAAACCTGTGGATATGTCACGGGTTTATTTGTATGCAGTGCGGCGCAAGATGGAACGGGACATTAAAGCGGAGCGTACTTTTACTTCTTTGGCAGAAAAACTGTATTTTTTGTGCGAACTTTCCTGGGAAATGTTGTCTAATGACCAAATGAGCCTGAATTATCGACTGTTCCCAGAACGCATTCGCCGCTTATTTGGTTCTATTGTTCAAGAAGAGAAGGATTTAGACCATTGGCATTATGACATGATGGCGCAGACGATGCTTGTTCGCAATGCTGATGGTGACTATACGCCGGCACATAGATCACTGTTGGAGTTTTTTGTGGCGTATAAATTTGCGGCAGAGTTAGGGGAATTAGCTAGCGATTTTACGGAATTAGCCCAAGCACAGTCAGGTTTGGATAGCGGTACAGTGCCTGTTGATTATACTTGGTCTGGTTATTTTTCGCGTCAATTGGATGACACTGAGTGTAGTGTGGCGATGCCTGCGGCAACCCCTTTGGGGAACGCACCACTTAGGAAATTTAGAAGTGAGTCTTTAAATAAGTTGAAGGATACTTTTGGCAAAGCACCACTCACAAAAGCAGTTATGGATTTACTTTTACCGATGTTAAGTAATAATGAGTCGCTTATTAAGGTTATTGAGGCGACGCGGGGTAAAAACGAAGATGAAGTGGGTTATATTGGCGGGAATGCAGCAACTTTGGCTGTGAAGGTAGACAAAGCGGTTTTGGAAGGCAGAAATTTTAGTGGTGCAGTGATTAAGGGGGCTGATTTTACTGATGCCAGTTTGCAAAGTACCAATTTTAATGAAGCCAACTTAGTTTATTCTGTTTTTACTCAAGCCTTTGGAAGTGTTCAATCAGCAGCATTTAGTCCTGATGGAAAATATTTAGTTGCAAGTGATGCGAACGGTCAAATTCGTATTTGGCGAGTTGCTGATGGAAAAGAAATTTTTAACTTTAAAGGACATCTAAGTTGGACAATGTCCGTTGTTTGCAGCCCTGATGGTACTACCTTTGCTAGTGGAAGTTCTGATCAAACAGTACGTTTATGGAATATCGAAACAGGTAAATGCTTGAAAACATTTTATGGGCATACAAACGTTGTTAGGTCGCTTGTTTTCTCACCTGATGGTCAAATAATTGCTAGTGGGAGTGCTGACCAAACCATACGTTTATGGAATATCTGTACAGGCGAATGTATTAAAATTTTACACGGACACAGTAAAGGTTTAAGAACAGTCGCTTTTAGCCCTAATGGTCAAACTTTAGCTAGTGGCAGTATTGATGAAACTATACGCATCTGGGATGTAAAGACAGGTAATTGTATAAGTATTTTGCAGGGGCATACAGGCTGGGTTCGTTCACTTGCTTTTTGCCCTGACGGTACTACTCTTGCTAGTGGAAGTTCTGATAAAACCATCCGCTTATGGGATATTAAAATAGGTCAATGTATTAAAATATTTCATGCACATACGAATCAGATACAGTCCGTAGATTTGAGTTCTGACGGCAAGTTATTAGCAAGTGCAAGTGACGATACAACAGTTAGACTATGGGATATTCATACAGGAAAATGTTTACATATTTTCCGAGAACATACTCATCCAGTTGACTCAGTTGTTTTTAGTCCTAATAATCAAATTCTCGCTAGTGCCAGTCATGACCGAAGCGTTAAATTATGGGAAGTTAATACAGGTAAGTGCCTTAAAACATTACAGGGTTACGCAAACTGGATATGGTCAGTTGCTTTTTATCCTAGCAGCAATTTGCTTGCAAGCGGTGGTGACGATTATACGATAAGGGTATGGGATATAGCTACAGATGAATGTTTGAAAACTTTTCGAGGGCATAAAAGTTGGATATGGTCAGTCGCTTTCAGCCCTAATGGAGAATTTGTAGTTAGTGGCAGTGAGGATACGACGGTTAAATTGTGGAATTTTAATACAAATAAATGCCTTAGAACTCTACAGGGGCACACTCATAGAGTTAGATCAGTTTGTTTTAGCCCTGATAGTAAAAATCTTGCTACTGCAAGTGCCGACTATACAATCAAGTTATGGAATGTAAATGACGGTAGATGCATTACAACTTTAATAGGTCATACTGACCCAGTGCAATCAGTTGCATTTAGTCCTAATGGCAAAATACTTGTTAGTGGTAGTTACGACTTGACAGTTAGACTATGGGATATTGAAACAGGTGAATGCATTCATCTTTGGCGAGGACATACTGCTGATGCACATACAGTAGTGTTCAGTTTTGATGGCTTAACGGTAGCTAGTGGTAGCAAAGATAACACCATAAAGTTATGGGATATTAAAACAGGCGAATGCATACAAACTTTACAAGGACATACTCATGATGTTCAATCATTAGCTTTTAGTCCCGATGATCAAAATTTGGTTAGTGGTAGTGCTGATGAAACTGTAAAACTGTGGAATCCAAAAAACGGCGAATGCTTAAAAACTTTACATGGACATACTAGAGGTGTTTGGTCAGTTGCTTTAAATTACGAAGGTTCGATTATAGCAAGTAGCAGCCAAGATGAAACTATTAGGGTTTGGGATATCAAAACAGGTGAGTGTCTTAAGATATTGAGAGTTCCTCGACCTTATGAAGGCATGAGTATCAAAGATATTAGAGGTTTAACAGAAGCTGCGAAAGCCTCACTCAAAGCATTAGGCGCAGTGGAGATAGAGAATAAATAA